The window CATCCTCACCACTTGAGTCATTGTTTTCTGccttgaggaccaggttcttctccttttTGAGTTATCTTCTTTCATGGTCCTTCTTATTCTTCATTTCGTAAGTCTTCATATTtccaatgagttcatcaatggtcagCTTTTGTAGATCTTTTGCCTCTGTGATGGCATTAACTTTTCTTTCCCAAGAGCCATGTAATATGCTAAGTATTTTCCTGACAAGTTTGTTTCTTGGAATGATTTCTCCTAGAGAGTGGAGCTCATTGATGATGGAGGTGAATCGAGTATGCATGTCCTGaatggactcatcatccttcatcctgaatAGTTTATACTCAGTAGTGAGCATGTCGATCTTTGACTGCCTAAATTGAGTTGTTCCTTCATGTGCTGTTTGGAGAGCCTCCCAGATCTCCTTAGCGGATTGACATGCAGAGATTTTGCAATACTCGTCTGGACCAATACCACAGACGAGGATTTTTTTTGTTCGGAAGTTTTTCTCTATAGCTTTGCGGTCAGCATCGTTGTACTCCTTCCTTGTTTTTAGAACTGTCACTGCTGGCTCACCAATGGTCTTCATGGGAACGAAGGGGCCATCGCAGATGACATCCTAGAGCTCAGAATCCTCAGCCATGGTAAAATCATGCATACTTGTCTTCCACCATCTGTAATACTGTTCATTGAATCTTCCTGGTCTATAGGTTGActgaccttcttcaaagtttggtggagcatccatgtggatcctttctaggtgttagccttgtagaaagaacctgctctgataccaattgatataaactaagggtccaccaaactgtatagagaacctggttctctatcagTTTTCATAGAACACACACACATCAGTAAGTAAAAGACATATcaaagttttatgtgaaaaactcccagctcgcgggattaaaaatcacgacctaccctcgtaggatttcaacttcactaactgagcaaactttagattacaatctattgtaatct is drawn from Nicotiana tabacum cultivar K326 chromosome 9, ASM71507v2, whole genome shotgun sequence and contains these coding sequences:
- the LOC142163867 gene encoding uncharacterized protein LOC142163867 — protein: MKTIGEPAVTVLKTRKEYNDADRKAIEKNFRTKKILVCGIGPDEYCKISACQSAKEIWEALQTAHEGTTQFRQSKIDMLTTEYKLFRMKDDESIQDMHTRFTSIINELHSLGEIIPRNKLVRKILSILHGSWERKVNAITEAKDLQKLTIDELIGNMKTYEMKNKKDHERR